From a region of the Pieris brassicae chromosome 13, ilPieBrab1.1, whole genome shotgun sequence genome:
- the LOC123717633 gene encoding protein insensitive-like — MVPIGDGNAKIPMEIYTSIKWDSYTMATRNLLSAVFPRHILATHSLSGNRSPAFPNKPAKEKLDPKLVHDIVKTVVEKCGVPENIVRKAITSKCADETKMLRHRQKNKIE; from the exons Atg GTGCCAATTGGCGATGGAAACGCCAAAATCCCAATGGAAATTTACACATCCATTAAGTGGGATTCCTATACTATGGCCACTAGGAATCTACTATCAGCCGTATTTCCTCGCCA CATTCTCGCTACACATTCGTTAAGCGGAAACCGGTCACCAGCGTTCCCCAACAAACCGGCCAAAGAGAAATTGGACCCCAAACTAGTACACgacattgtaaaaactgtCGTGGAGAAGTGTGGTGTACcggaaaatattgtgag GAAAGCTATAACAAGCAAATGTGCCGATGAGACTAAAATGTTACGACATcggcaaaaaaataaaatagaatga